A genomic region of Natronoarchaeum mannanilyticum contains the following coding sequences:
- a CDS encoding pyridoxal phosphate-dependent aminotransferase — protein sequence MKVSDRVEEVPPSGIRKFFELAEEMDDVISLGVGEPDFSAPWAAREAAIASLEQGKTSYTANRGRKDLREEISAHVAERYGLEYDPDDEIIVTTGVSEGVDVALRALIDPGDVVAVPQPSYVSYEPGITFAGGEPLPVPTSDDEFKLTVEGLERAGAADADALLYCYPNNPTGAIMTEDDLRPVAAFAREHDLTVFADEIYSELTYGHEHTSIATLPGMRERTVVFNGFSKAFAMTGLRLGYALAPPEAVAGMNRIHQYSMLSAPTTAQYAAIEALRNCEEEVAEMIGQYDRRRQFVLSRFDEMGIDCFEAEGAFYVFPEAPGGDDEAFAEALLQEHGVAVVPGSVFGEDGEGHLRVSYATGLDDLREAMDRIETFVE from the coding sequence ATGAAGGTCAGCGACCGCGTCGAGGAGGTCCCACCCTCCGGGATCCGCAAGTTCTTCGAGCTGGCCGAGGAGATGGACGACGTCATCTCGCTGGGGGTCGGCGAGCCCGACTTCTCGGCGCCGTGGGCCGCCCGCGAGGCCGCCATCGCCTCGCTGGAGCAGGGTAAAACCTCCTACACCGCCAATCGGGGGCGCAAGGACCTCCGCGAAGAGATTTCTGCTCACGTCGCCGAGCGCTACGGATTGGAGTACGATCCCGACGACGAGATCATCGTGACGACCGGCGTCAGCGAAGGCGTCGACGTCGCGCTCCGGGCGCTGATCGACCCCGGCGACGTCGTCGCGGTCCCCCAGCCGTCGTACGTCTCCTACGAGCCGGGGATCACGTTCGCCGGCGGCGAGCCCCTGCCGGTGCCGACCAGCGACGACGAGTTCAAACTGACAGTCGAGGGGCTGGAGCGAGCGGGCGCAGCGGACGCCGACGCGCTGCTGTACTGCTACCCCAACAATCCTACGGGTGCAATCATGACCGAGGACGACCTGCGCCCGGTCGCCGCGTTCGCCCGCGAGCACGACCTGACGGTGTTCGCCGACGAGATCTACTCGGAGCTCACCTACGGCCACGAGCACACCTCGATCGCGACGCTGCCGGGGATGCGCGAGCGGACGGTCGTGTTCAACGGGTTCTCGAAGGCCTTCGCGATGACGGGGCTGCGGCTGGGCTACGCGCTCGCGCCGCCGGAGGCCGTCGCCGGGATGAACCGCATCCACCAGTACTCGATGCTGTCGGCGCCGACGACCGCACAGTACGCCGCGATCGAGGCGCTGCGCAACTGCGAGGAGGAGGTCGCCGAGATGATCGGCCAGTACGATCGCCGCCGCCAGTTCGTGCTCTCGCGGTTCGACGAGATGGGCATCGACTGCTTCGAGGCCGAGGGCGCGTTCTACGTGTTCCCCGAGGCGCCGGGCGGCGACGACGAGGCGTTCGCCGAGGCCCTGCTGCAGGAACACGGCGTCGCCGTCGTCCCGGGCTCGGTGTTCGGCGAGGACGGCGAGGGCCACCTGCGGGTGTCCTACGCCACCGGGCTGGACGATCTGCGGGAGGCGATGGACCGGATCGAGACGTTCGTCGAGTGA